From Streptomyces durmitorensis, a single genomic window includes:
- a CDS encoding cupin domain-containing protein, with translation MSSKNTDFAALLTRAAEAETSADPSSVMTLLADTDGPDGGFTVYRSTFAAGAVGAPAHFHTKATELFFVISGSLQVLVGEEITVLKAGDFLAVPPHTPHAFAAAPGCEADVLFIFTPGMARFDYLRLLGSVMRGESDPKKIAESSERYDNHYVDSPVWRNALAASWGR, from the coding sequence ATGAGCAGCAAGAACACCGACTTCGCCGCCCTCCTCACCCGCGCCGCGGAGGCCGAGACCTCCGCCGATCCGAGCAGTGTGATGACGCTGCTGGCCGACACGGACGGGCCGGACGGCGGGTTCACCGTGTACCGCTCCACGTTCGCCGCGGGGGCCGTCGGGGCTCCCGCGCACTTCCACACCAAGGCGACGGAACTCTTCTTCGTGATCAGTGGCTCCCTCCAGGTCTTGGTGGGCGAGGAGATCACCGTCCTGAAGGCCGGCGACTTCCTCGCCGTGCCCCCGCACACTCCGCACGCCTTCGCCGCGGCTCCGGGCTGCGAGGCGGACGTCCTGTTCATCTTCACGCCCGGCATGGCCCGCTTCGACTACCTGCGCCTGCTGGGCAGCGTCATGCGCGGCGAGAGTGACCCGAAGAAGATCGCGGAGTCCTCGGAGCGCTACGACAACCACTATGTGGACAGCCCCGTCTGGCGGAACGCGCTCGCTGCCTCGTGGGGCAGGTGA
- a CDS encoding RICIN domain-containing protein, producing the protein MSHAESDMSLAARLRGRTEEESDQPVALLLARHWQSAHDYSAICLATWASSASMVAAASFHQVLGHMARGEPGGALRPLLLVTVRETVRGWCVDDRISALMPELRKPTGGRGMRAATSMTPTKRQLAARSFWALPGVAQCLLWHTAVEAEHISIPAGLSGLSADLAVDALEQAREQFRAGIVRAHRELAPTKECPLYNRLLDVTIRRGGALLPDVQHHLSECGHCRDVSDQLGLVESGLDTLLAEAVLGWGARRYLESRPGRGRPATRGGAAAGRGGRHSGSGGRHRPPSRIPLPGGALGPARTYSKALRTGAVLGSAALLATVLVAILSSGDGGSGGSVPPTDMAGSRETHPSADPEAPPAGSPPPTSAGYPDRSDQGRLRNVAAELCLDIRGGKARPGAETKLAECSDEADQQWSYAKNGLLSSVARPDLCLDSHANDGVVTLGRCVAPSDARADEVRYDLTVLGELLPRWHEGLAVTPASSRKGADVVVKVRDGSADQRWMLDTSTTSPSPDTRSIDGRSGPSVKAGPDRPHADGEVCAGPTCEPALPGEQRPGPRGDGKKGDGKKNVGEKNDGKKNDGEKGNGRRPSPDSTGHGDVHKRYAEVGCCDGSEPVPPDRPGDRLRSPAVRGGDLDGVPSREALTAREMPAAEPGRERGGVGLAP; encoded by the coding sequence GTGAGCCACGCGGAATCCGACATGAGCCTCGCCGCCCGACTGCGAGGCCGGACAGAGGAAGAGTCGGACCAGCCCGTCGCCCTCCTGCTCGCGCGGCACTGGCAGTCGGCGCACGACTACTCGGCCATCTGCCTCGCCACTTGGGCGAGTTCGGCCTCGATGGTCGCCGCGGCATCCTTCCATCAGGTGCTCGGGCACATGGCGCGTGGCGAGCCGGGCGGTGCCCTGCGCCCCCTTCTCCTCGTGACCGTCAGGGAGACGGTCAGGGGATGGTGCGTCGACGACCGCATATCCGCTCTCATGCCGGAACTCCGCAAACCGACCGGCGGTCGCGGCATGCGGGCGGCGACCTCCATGACGCCCACGAAGCGGCAACTCGCCGCGCGTTCCTTCTGGGCTCTTCCAGGAGTTGCCCAGTGCCTGCTGTGGCACACCGCGGTCGAGGCCGAGCACATATCCATACCCGCTGGTTTGTCGGGCTTGAGCGCCGACCTCGCGGTCGACGCCCTTGAGCAGGCGCGTGAACAATTCCGGGCAGGCATCGTCCGCGCCCACCGGGAACTTGCACCTACCAAGGAATGCCCCCTCTACAACCGACTCCTCGACGTCACGATTCGCCGCGGTGGCGCCTTACTGCCCGATGTTCAACACCATCTGTCGGAGTGTGGCCACTGCCGTGACGTTTCCGACCAACTCGGCCTTGTCGAGAGTGGGTTGGACACTCTTCTCGCCGAAGCGGTACTCGGCTGGGGCGCCCGGCGGTACCTGGAGTCGAGGCCGGGGCGCGGGCGCCCGGCGACGCGTGGCGGAGCAGCCGCCGGACGCGGCGGCAGGCACTCGGGCAGCGGCGGACGCCATCGCCCTCCGTCGCGCATCCCCCTGCCGGGCGGTGCGCTCGGGCCCGCGCGGACGTACTCCAAGGCGCTGCGCACCGGAGCGGTCCTGGGGTCCGCCGCACTGCTCGCGACCGTGCTCGTCGCCATCCTCTCGTCGGGTGACGGCGGCAGCGGCGGGTCCGTGCCCCCGACCGACATGGCCGGAAGCCGTGAAACCCACCCGAGCGCGGATCCCGAGGCGCCGCCCGCAGGCTCACCCCCTCCCACATCCGCGGGATACCCCGACCGGTCCGACCAGGGCAGACTCCGCAACGTGGCGGCGGAGCTCTGCCTCGACATCCGGGGCGGCAAAGCCAGGCCCGGTGCCGAGACGAAGCTGGCCGAGTGCTCGGACGAGGCGGATCAGCAGTGGTCGTACGCGAAGAACGGACTGCTGAGCAGCGTCGCCCGTCCCGATCTCTGCCTGGACTCCCACGCGAACGACGGAGTGGTCACCCTCGGCAGATGTGTGGCGCCTTCGGACGCGCGTGCCGATGAGGTGCGCTACGACCTGACCGTGCTGGGGGAGTTGCTGCCCCGGTGGCACGAAGGTCTTGCGGTCACGCCTGCCTCCTCGCGCAAGGGCGCGGATGTCGTGGTCAAGGTTCGTGACGGCTCCGCCGACCAGCGATGGATGCTCGACACCTCGACGACATCCCCATCCCCGGACACACGCTCGATCGACGGAAGGAGCGGCCCCTCGGTGAAGGCGGGCCCTGACAGACCGCACGCGGACGGCGAGGTCTGCGCCGGCCCGACCTGCGAGCCGGCGTTACCCGGAGAGCAGAGGCCGGGGCCGAGGGGTGACGGGAAGAAGGGCGACGGGAAGAAGAATGTCGGGGAGAAGAATGACGGGAAGAAGAATGACGGGGAGAAGGGCAACGGCCGACGGCCCTCGCCGGACTCGACCGGGCACGGCGATGTCCACAAGCGGTACGCCGAGGTCGGCTGCTGTGACGGATCCGAGCCGGTCCCGCCCGACCGCCCCGGTGATCGCCTCCGTTCTCCCGCAGTACGAGG
- a CDS encoding sigma-70 family RNA polymerase sigma factor, whose translation MAAEEDTHQNAGALTEGQAERMLAGMNEVIRAGEEMRKLRAEMIQLFAGFGWTQDKIAELADMSQPAVSKQMAKSRTDERLLPPMDLHLDQRDLPWLEGRLWGLAEEVSETLDDGAHCARYVHALVRGRKRFTPQNVDELRRLLEEDLRQHQVQLPGSHRHAYDEISRRLDIPENVTAPGSASVRRALAREIQRDWLRGDA comes from the coding sequence ATGGCAGCTGAAGAGGACACTCACCAGAACGCCGGGGCGCTGACCGAGGGGCAGGCCGAGCGGATGCTCGCCGGCATGAACGAGGTCATCCGCGCGGGCGAGGAGATGCGGAAGTTGCGCGCGGAAATGATCCAGCTGTTCGCCGGCTTCGGCTGGACGCAGGACAAGATCGCCGAGCTCGCGGACATGAGCCAGCCCGCGGTGTCCAAGCAGATGGCGAAGTCCCGGACGGACGAGCGCCTCCTGCCGCCGATGGATCTCCACCTCGACCAGCGAGACCTCCCCTGGCTGGAGGGGCGCCTGTGGGGCCTGGCCGAGGAAGTCTCCGAGACCTTGGACGACGGAGCGCACTGCGCGCGTTACGTCCATGCCCTCGTCCGGGGAAGGAAGCGCTTCACGCCCCAGAACGTCGACGAGCTGCGGCGCCTCCTCGAAGAGGACCTGAGGCAGCATCAGGTGCAACTGCCGGGCAGCCACCGGCACGCGTACGACGAGATCAGCCGCCGTCTCGACATCCCCGAGAACGTCACCGCCCCCGGCTCGGCTTCCGTGCGCCGCGCCCTCGCCCGCGAGATCCAGCGGGATTGGCTGAGGGGTGATGCCTGA